A window of the Fulvia fulva chromosome 11, complete sequence genome harbors these coding sequences:
- a CDS encoding Phosphatidate phosphatase APP1, whose translation MDFLKEVADVGRRGVVDALQSAAINRDAPLSPEVPDALRAFMPDLFDRFPIVFPWTRPEAIDPALHTVWLLDNTAFRTPQPGDRRPDLGELISSRHAKPERVGEDGKPHSVRGGSGWEVEFVACYFVKNSGRDLSKVVGGIAHELQISDDDIATKKRISERVQPFVDTILPKRTVRIAIDGKELQTLGPSGYSGISSNLHQLHFQPPTQPFQSSVVNLPPPFGLPATTIAAEERGWGIISDVDDTIKITQTPSPLGILHSTFVVEDPNPVPGMPALYAHIQSTLQTPPFFYLSASPYNLYPFLRQFREAHYPQGTIILRDASWQNLGGLIASLTQGTEQYKVDRIKKIHSWFPHRRFVCIGDSTQADPESYGEIARKFPGWVKAIYIRKVTGIAEMDEQKKNSDERFEEAFKGLDRSLWHVFTEPAELAERIDMLATQSVQ comes from the exons ATGGACTTTCTTAAGGAAGTCGCTGACGTCGGTCGGCGCGGTGTCGTTGATGCTCTACAAAGCGCAGCCATCAATCGCGACGCTCCGCTCTCTCCTGAAGTA CCCGACGCCCTTCGAGCATTCATGCCTGACCTGTTCGACCGTTTCCCTATAGTCTTCCCATGGACCCGACCAGAGGCTATTGATCCTGCGCTGCACACAGTATGGCTCCTCGACAATACAGCCTTCCGCACACCTCAACCCGGAGATCGCAGGCCTGATCTGGGCGAACTCATCAGCTCAAGGCATGCCAAGCCAGAGAGGGTCGGCGAAGATGGCAAACCACATTCTGTCCGTGGCGGCAGTGGGTGGGAGGTCGAGTTCGTAGCGTGCTACTTTGTGAAGAACTCTGGCAGGGACCTCTCCAAAGTCGTCGGTGGCATTGCGCACGAGCTCCAAATCTCTGATGATGATATTGCTACCAAGAAGCGTATTTCCGAGAGAGTGCAGCCCTTCGTGGATACTATCCTACCAAAGCGGACTGTGAGGATCGCTATCGATGGCAAGGAACTGCAAACGCTTGGTCCGAGTGGATACAGTGGAATCAGCTCCAATCTACATCAGCTGCATTTCCAGCCACCAACGCAGCCATTCCAGTCCAGTGTCGTCAATCTGCCGCCTCCATTTGGTCTGCCTGCAACAACCATCGCTGCTGAGGAACGTGGCTGGGGTATCATCTCAGACGTT GACGACACCATCAAAATCACCCAAACCCCCTCCCCTCTCGGCATCCTCCACAGCACCTTCGTCGTCGAAGACCCAAACCCAGTCCCCGGCATGCCAGCCCTCTACGCCCACATCCAGTCCACCCTCCAAACCCCACCCTTCTTCTACCTCTCCGCCTCCCCCTACAACCTCTACCCCTTCCTCCGCCAATTCCGCGAAGCGCACTATCCACAAGGCACTATCATCCTCCGCGACGCATCCTGGCAGAATCTCGGCGGCCTCATCGCCTCCCTCACCCAGGGCACCGAGCAGTACAAAGTCGACCGCATCAAGAAAATCCACTCCTGGTTCCCGCATCGCCGCTTCGTTTGTATTGGAGACTCCACCCAGGCGGACCCGGAGAGTTATGGCGAGATTGCGAGGAAGTTCCCCGGCTGGGTTAAGGCAATTTATATCAGGAAAGTAACGGGGATCGCGGAGATGGACGAGCAGAAGAAGAATTCGGATGAGAGGTTCGAGGAGGCTTTCAAGGGGCTTGATCGCAGTTTGTGGCATGTTTTCACGGAGCCGGCGGAGTTGGCGGAGAGGATTGATATGTTGGCGACGCAGAGTGTGCAGTGA
- a CDS encoding Cytochrome P450 monooxygenase bsc2: MLTRLTRHTLATATWQQTVIDEATVVGLPDQHPNTEQYFAMASETHIRHTLDAGSRSTLLQVIIAAVILALAYYLLTGDRPYAGIPVVKPQCKGLVAWLPAKYAFMLDSRALFQRGRKEHSGCFQIAAAGGYKVIIPTRFVEEVKSHPDLSFTEANAHDFFVKYPGFEGFDSDRAHELLMDMIKWKLTPSSDLITQGLIEETNDSYHVNMGEPVEWQTIPLRQQVCDTVARLSARIFLGQRFSRNPEWVQISKEYAINGFVSRTILHLFPKPLQPAASWVLPTTRKLRNSSRRVRQMIEPEVQRRQQDIQEAEQAGRKPEFDDSICWLLEVAKGRPCDHAAAQLSLSLASIHTTTEILSQTIVQLCDTPEFVPPLRQEVIDILREVGWGRTTLSRMRLMDSFLKETLRTRDTPATMLRMCTKPVTLSDGTKLPKGALLMVLNESARDPAVYDEPDKFDAYRYLRMRSKEGEENRHQFTSTSADNLGFSHGTHACPGRFFASNELKIALCFLLLKYDVRFVPGESRPKMMAFEQNHTMPPSVKVQIRRRQEEVNLLSPKAK, from the exons ATGCTGACACGGCTGACACGACATACGCTCGCAACGGCCACATGGCAGCAAACGGTCATCGACGAGGCCACAGTTGTCGGTCTTCCCGACCAACATCCAAACACTGAGCAGTACTTCGCCATGGCATCGGAAACGCATATACGACACACACTGGACGCTGGCAGCCGATCAACCCTACTACAAGTCATCATCGCCGCTGTCATTCTCGCTCTTGCATACTATCTCCTCACTGGTGACCGACCGTACGCAGGAATACCGGTCGTCAAGCCCCAATGCAAGGGTTTGGTAGCCTGGCTCCCCGCCAAGTATGCATTCATGCTGGACTCACGAGCGCTGTTCCAAAGAGGTCGCAAGGAGCACAGCGGCTGTTTCCAGATCGCCGCAGCTGGAGGCTACAAAGTCATTATACCAACTCGCTTCGTCGAAGAGGTCAAGAGTCACCCGGACCTTTCCTTCACCGAGGCTAATGCGCACGACTTCTTCGTGAAGTACCCAGGCTTCGAGGGCTTTGATTCTGACCGCGCTCACGAACTTCTGATGGACATGATCAAATGGAAGCTCACACCAAGCTCGGACTTGATCACGCAGGGTCTGATTGAAGAGACGAACGACTCGTATCATGTCAATATGGGTGAACCTGTTGAGTGGCAGACTATTCCATTACGACAGCAGGTTTGTGATACTGTCGCTAGACTGTCGGCCAGGATCTTCTTGGGCCAAAGATTCTCGCGCAATCCTGAATGGGTACAAATATCGAAAGAATACGCCATAAATGGCTTCGTCAGCCGCACGATACTTCATTTGTTCCCGAAACCGCTTCAACCCGCTGCTTCATGGGTGCTTCCAACGACTCGTAAGCTTCGCAACAGCAGCCGTAGAGTCAGGCAGATGATTGAGCCAGAGGTCCAACGCAGACAACAAGACATCCAAGAAGCGGAACAGGCTGGAAGGAAGCCAGAATTCGACGACTCCATCTGCTGGCTGCTTGAG GTTGCCAAAGGACGGCCATGCGATCATGCTGCTGCTCAGCTTAGCTTGAGTCTAGCAAGCATCCACACTACAACAGAGATACTCTCGCAGACCATTGTACAGCTTTGCGACACCCCGGAATTTGTGCCGCCGCTCCGGCAGGAAGTCATCGATATCCTGCGCGAAGTTGGCTGGGGTCGAACAACGCTTTCGAGGATGAGACTCATGGACAGTTTCCTGAAAGAGACCTTACGAACACGAGATACTCCTG CGACCATGCTGCGGATGTGCACGAAGCCTGTCACGCTGTCCGATGGCACCAAGTTGCCCAAGGGCGCTCTTCTCATGGTGCTCAACGAAAGCGCAAGAGATCCTGCAGTCTACGATGAACCTGACAAGTTCGACGCCTACCGTTACTTGAGAATGCGTTCAAAAGAGGGCGAGGAGAACCGTCATCAGTTTACATCCACATCTGCGGACAACCTTGGCTTTTCGCATGGGACGCACGCTTG TCCTGGCCGCTTTTTTGCCTCGAATGAGCTCAAGATTGCGTTATGTTTCCTCTTGCTCAAGTACGATGTTCGCTTCGTGCCTGGCGAAAGCAGGCCGAAGATGATGGCTTTCGAGCAGAACCATACTATGCCGCCGAGTGTCAAGGTGCAGATCAGGCGGAGACAAGAGGAAGTGAATTTGTTGTCGCCGAAGGCGAAGTAG
- a CDS encoding Chitotriosidase-1 translates to MASAEQRQTIAMTNVKTNMGNVEMLPRHHARARQQGELWVTMKLGVCMSKTPSDLDATGFTHLVFAFAYFHPTTFQITPMDAADIPLYSEFTGLKSRKASLRTWIAIGGWSFNDPVNVPDTQRAFSDMSSSSESCAAFIRSCLQFMQTYGFDGVDLDWEYPGAWDRGGINADTQNLVSLLQEMRAAFGNSYGISLTLPSSFWYLRWFDINGMQDYVDFYNFMSYDIHGVWDSTNKETGPYIRPHTNLTQIK, encoded by the exons ATGGCTTCTGCGGAACAACGACAGACTATTGCGATGACGAATGTCAAGACGAATATGGGCAATGTGGAGATGCTCCCGCGCCATCATGCTCGGGCGCGTCAGCAGGGAGAACTGTGGGTTACTATGAAGCTTGG AGTGTGCATGTCGAAGACACCTAGCGACTTGGACGCTACTGGCTTCACGCATCTAGTCTTCGCATTCGCATACTTCCACCCAACGACATTCCAGATCACGCCCATGGACGCTGCCGACATTCCTTTATATTCCGAGTTCACAGGTCTGAAGTCAAGAAAGGCTTCCTTGCGGACATGGATAGCAATTGGAGGCTGGAGCTTCAATGACCCCGTCAATGTACCTGATACTCAAAGGGCATTCAGCGACATGTCTTCTTCATCAGAGAGTTGCGCTGCTTTCATTCGAAGCTGTCTTCAATTCATGCAGACGTATGGATTCGATGGAGTTGATCTCG ATTGGGAGTATCCAGGTGCTTGGGATCGGGGAGGAATCAATGCCGATACCCAAAATCTCGTGTCCCTATTGCAAGAGATGCGAGCAGCCTTCGGCAACTCATACGGTATTAGCTTGACCCTGCCGTCAAGCTTCTGGTATCTTCGATGGTTCGACATCAATGGCATGCAAGATTATGTGGACTTCTACAATTTCATGTCTTACG ACATCCACGGTGTTTGGGACTCTACGAACAAGGAGACCGGCCCATACATCAGACCACACACTAACCTCACCCAGATCAAGTAG
- a CDS encoding Mevalonyl-coenzyme A hydratase sidH produces MSALPLTSPPPPTSFLVLTYPAPRVVMMRMNREKDLNCTSASAVLEMTAVFRWFDAEPSLTVAILTGTGRAFSTGADLKEWNAKVAEAVAQGKETANLGPGNVPGVEALSNRRGKKPIIAAVNGLALGGGCESAINCDLLLASERATFGLVEIQRGLAAYSGALPRLIRTLGLQRASEFALTGRTISAQTAYDWGLVNKVVPHEQLEHEAIKWASEIGDMSPDSVICTRAMLREGWTTADVVEATNISNGRQWEELQRGDNMREGLTAFREKRKPVWQASRL; encoded by the coding sequence ATGTCTGCCCTGCCCCTAACCAGTCCTCCGCCCCCCACTTCCTTCCTTGTCCTCACCTATCCTGCTCCCCGAGTTGTCATGATGAGGATGAACCGCGAGAAGGACCTCAATTGCACATCCGCCTCGGCAGTCCTGGAGATGACAGCGGTGTTCAGATGGTTTGACGCAGAGCCAAGCCTGACAGTGGCAATATTGACTGGGACTGGCCGCGCTTTCTCCACCGGGGCAGATCTCAAAGAGTGGAACGCAAAGGTCGCCGAAGCAGTTGCACAAGGCAAAGAGACGGCTAATCTAGGTCCCGGCAACGTTCCAGGAGTCGAAGCATTGAGCAATCGACGTGGCAAGAAGCCGATCATCGCTGCAGTCAATGGCTTAGCACTGGGAGGCGGCTGCGAGTCTGCCATCAACTGTGATCTGCTCTTGGCGAGCGAGCGAGCCACCTTTGGCTTGGTAGAGATTCAACGTGGGTTGGCTGCCTACTCTGGAGCTCTCCCCAGACTCATCCGCACGCTTGGACTACAGCGCGCATCCGAGTTCGCATTGACAGGTCGAACGATTTCCGCGCAAACAGCCTACGACTGGGGTCTTGTCAACAAGGTTGTACCACACGAGCAATTGGAGCACGAAGCGATCAAGTGGGCGAGCGAGATTGGTGATATGTCTCCAGACTCGGTCATATGTACAAGAGCCATGCTACGAGAAGGATGGACAACGGCAGATGTTGTAGAAGCGACCAATATCAGCAACGGGCGCCAGTGGGAAGAGCTGCAAAGAGGTGACAACATGCGGGAAGGGCTTACAGCGTTTCGTGAGAAGCGGAAGCCTGTGTGGCAGGCATCACGATTGTAG
- a CDS encoding FAD-binding monooxygenase acrE — protein MTEQKTVPYLNGEVPVVGGAEVNGNKAEVHEFTAAQPATTNGISNIETDALVIGAGFSGITAIDRLRKAGLRVKCFEAGEDFGGVWYWNRYPGARVDSEAPFYQLNIPEVYKTWNFSERFPDHQELRKYMAHIDKTLGLRKDAYFNARANDVSWDEGAGRWTLKTEQGHVATGKYLLLCTGLLHRTYTPDFPSIKDYKGEIYHSGAWPENWSAKGKKVGLIGAGATAVQITQELGKQADELTVFLRRPSYCLAMKQRELTPDEQRHLKSFYPALFKAGRNSLAGFPNARESVGAAEVSAEVREKHFKESWEAGGFNFTLSNYNDVVISPESNKLVYDYWRKRVCERLTDPEKQKIMAPEKPPYYFNTKRSPLEQDYYEVLDQSNVHLHDLSKSPLRSFTEKGLLMADDKAYDFDAVVLATGFDSFTGSLTHLGLRNKDGILLKDLWQEGVNTYLGLTIAGFPNMFMAYSPQAPTALSNGPTIIEAQVETIVDMIKKLESEGTKVIEPTKEAESQWKEHCNSMLQYTLFPFTESWWNGSNIPGKKAENMSYIAGINAYEAECRATMEGWKGFNVVAGKA, from the exons ATGACAGAGCAGAAGACGGTGCCATACCTCAATGGCGAGGTGCCTGTCGTTGGCGGTGCAGAAGTCAACGGCAATAAAGCAGAAGTACACGAGTTCACCGCCGCACAGCCTGCTACTACAAATGGCATCAGCAACATCGAGACAGATGCACTCGTCATAGGGGCTGGATTCAGCGGCATCACGGCCATCGACCGACTTCGCAAAGCTGGTCTGAGGGTGAAGTGCTTTGAGGCTGGCGAAGACTTTGGTGGAGTGTGGTATTGGAATAG GTATCCCGGCGCTCGTGTGGACTCGGAAGCACCTTTCTATCAGTTGAACATCCCCGAAGTGTACAAGACATGGAACTTTAGCGAGAGATTTCCTGATCACCAGGAATTACGCAAGTACATGGCTCACATCGACAAGACTCTCGGCCTGCGCAAGGATGCTTACTTCAACGCTCGGGCCAACGATGTCTCGTGGGATGAGGGTGCTGGGAGGTGGACTCTCAAGACAGAGCAGGGCCATGTTGCAACGGGAAAGTATCTCCTGCTATGTACAGGTTTGCTCCATCGCACTTATACTCCTGACTTCCCTAGCATCAAGGACTACAAGGGCGAGATCTACCATTCAGGAGCCTGGCCTGAGAATTGGAGTGCGAAGGGCAAGAAGGTGGGACTTATCGGTGCTGGAGCGACCGCTGTTCAGATCACGCAGGAGCTTGGCAAGCAAGCAGATGAATTGACTGTCTTCCTGAGGAGACCGAGCTATTGCTTGGCGATGAAGCAGCGCGAACTCACTCCTGACGAGCAGAGACATCTCAAGAGCTTCTACCCAGCATTATTCAAGGCTGGTCGCAATTCGCTCGCCGGCTTCCCCAACGCACGAGAATCCGTCGGAGCTGCAGAAGTGTCTGCAGAAGTGCGAGAGAAGCATTTCAAGGAAAGCTGGGAGGCTGGCGGCTTCAACTTCACGCTTTCAAACTACAACGATGTTGTGATCAGCCCAGAGTCGAACAAGCTCGTATACGACTACTGGCGCAAGCGAGTCTGCGAGCGCCTGACAGATCCTGAGAAGCAGAAGATCATGGCGCCGGAAAAGCCACCTTACTATTTCAACACAAAGAGAAGTCCCCTAGAGCAAGACTACTACGAGGTCCTCGATCAATCGAACGTCCATCTTCACGACCTTAGCAAGTCCCCCTTGAGATCATTCACGGAGAAGGGCCTCCTCATGGCGGACGACAAGGCATACGACTTCGATGCCGTCGTACTAGCAACCGGCTTCGACTCCTTCACCGGCTCCCTCACCCACCTCGGCCTCAGAAACAAAGACGGCATCCTCCTGAAGGACCTCTGGCAAGAAGGCGTCAACACATACCTCGGCCTAACCATCGCCGGATTCCCCAACATGTTCATGGCCTACTCGCCTCAAGCCCCTACCGCTCTCTCCAACGGTCCCACCATCATCGAAGCACAAGTCGAGACGATTGTCGACATGATCAAGAAGCTGGAGAGCGAGGGGACGAAAGTGATCGAGCCCACTAAGGAGGCTGAGAGCCAGTGGAAGGAGCATTGTAATAGTATGTTGCAGTATACGCTGTTTCCGTTTACGGAGTCGTGGTGGAATGGAAGCAATATTCCAGGGAAGAAGGCGGAGAATATGAGTTATATTGCGGGGATTAATGCGTATGAGGCGGAGTGTAGGGCTACGATGGAGGGGTGGAAGGGGTTCAATGTTGTAGCGGGTAAGGCTTAG
- a CDS encoding Sorbose reductase SOU1, producing MARPYVLATRLLWRPSTIPKVTRAFVRHTHNTRSTLPEFSLQGKNCIGIASQGLGHQILAAFARSGAHGAVIDLNLSSARESIKTINSEIQSHGLPPAKLHAYECDASDESGVRKTFTQILDDFDNKIDVLVTNAGITGGAPAEDYPLDDWKQMLDVNINGTFVFAREVGKFWIETKQPGVILMVSSMSGTIVNRPQKQAAYNTSKAATAHMMKSLAAEWGPHGIRVNALSPGYIQTAVNEGKEMEELSKEWVKHISLGRIAKPEEFRGAAVCMCSDASSYLTGSEIVVDGGYVVL from the exons ATGGCACGACCGTATGTCTTGGCAACACGCCTCCTCTGGCGCCCTTCGACCATTCCAAAGGTCACGAGAGCATTCGTACGCCATACTCACAACACTCGCAGCACCCTCCCTGAGTTCAGTCTTCAGGGCAAGAACTGTATTGGCAT CGCATCCCAAGGCCTCGGTCACCAAATCCTCGCCGCCTTCGCCCGCTCCGGTGCCCACGGCGCAGTCATAGACCTCAACCTCTCCAGCGCCCGCGAGTCCATCAAAACCATCAACTCCGAAATCCAGTCCCACGGCCTCCCACCCGCCAAACTCCACGCCTACGAATGCGATGCCTCCGACGAATCCGGCGTTAGGAAGACCTTCACTCAAATTCTCGACGACTTCGACAACAAGATCGACGTCCTCGTGACCAACGCCGGCATCACAGGAGGCGCGCCTGCGGAAGATTACCCGCTTGATGACTGGAAGCAGATGCTCGATGTGAATATCAATGGCACGTTTGTTTTTGCTCGTGAGGTTGGGAAGTTTTGGATTGAGACGAAGCAGCCGGGCGTGATCTTGATGGTGAGCTCCATGAGCGGCACGATCGTCAATCGACCCCAGAAGCAAGCTGCCTACAACACC TCCAAAGCCGCTACCGCCCACATGATGAAATCCCTAGCCGCCGAGTGGGGCCCTCACGGGATTCGGGTTAACGCCTTGTCACCGGGGTACATCCAGACTGCTGTTAATGAGGGGAAGGAGATGGAGGAGCTGTCGAAGGAGTGGGTTAAGCATATTTCCCTGGGACGGATTGCGAAGCCGGAGGAGTTCAGGGGTGCGGCGGTGTGTATGTGTAGTGATGCGAGCTCGTATTTGACGGGGAGTGAGATTGTTGTGGACGGGGGGTATGTGGTTCTTTGA
- a CDS encoding Serine hydroxymethyltransferase, cytosolic: protein MASNGVNGAPTYALPQAHQDLMEKSLVDTDPEIADIMAKEIKRQRESILLIASENVTSRAVFDALGSPMSNKYSEGYPGARYYGGNEHIDEIELTCQKRALETFRLDPAKWAVNVQCLSGSPANLQVYQAIMRPHDRLMGLDLPHGGHLSHGYQTPTKKISAVSTYFETFPYRVNLETGLIDYDQLEQNALMYRPKVLVAGTSAYCREIDYKRMREIADKVGCYLMMDMAHISGLVAAGVNKSPFDYADIVTTTTHKSLRGPRGAMIFSRKGVRKTEMKAGKEVQVLYDLEGPINFSVFPGHQGGPHNHTITALAVALKQAQTPEFLQYQEQVIKNAKQLEVSFKGRGYRLVTDGTDNHMVLLDLKPLGLDGARVEAVLDQVNIACNKNTTPGDKSALTPCGIRIGAPAMTSRGMGEKDFDRIADYIDQCIKLATKIQSELPAPANKQKDFKAKVAEGVKIPEIAALKQDIAAWASTFPLPV from the coding sequence ATGGCCTCCAACGGCGTCAATGGCGCACCCACGTACGCCTTGCCACAGGCTCACCAGGACCTGATGGAGAAGTCCCTCGTCGACACCGACCCAGAGATCGCCGACATCATGGCCAAAGAGATCAAGCGTCAACGCGAGTCTATCCTCCTCATCGCCTCCGAGAATGTCACCTCCCGCGCCGTCTTCGATGCTCTGGGCTCGCCAATGAGCAACAAGTACTCCGAGGGCTACCCAGGTGCTCGCTACTACGGTGGTAACGAGCACATCGACGAGATCGAGCTTACCTGCCAGAAGCGAGCTCTCGAGACCTTCCGTCTTGACCCAGCGAAGTGGGCTGTTAACGTGCAGTGCTTGAGCGGTTCGCCCGCCAACTTGCAGGTTTACCAGGCCATCATGAGGCCTCATGATCGCTTGATGGGTCTTGACCTCCCACACGGTGGCCACTTGAGCCACGGCTACCAGACACCCACCAAGAAGATCTCAGCTGTTTCGACCTACTTCGAGACCTTCCCATACCGCGTCAACCTGGAGACTGGCCTGATCGACTACGACCAGCTCGAGCAGAATGCGCTCATGTACAGGCCCAAGGTTCTCGTCGCTGGTACTTCGGCGTACTGCAGAGAGATCGACTATAAGAGGATGAGAGAGATTGCGGACAAGGTCGGATGCTACCTCATGATGGATATGGCCCACATCTCTGGTCTTGTTGCAGCCGGTGTGAACAAGTCGCCTTTCGACTACGCCGACATTGTCACAACCACCACCCACAAGAGCTTGCGTGGACCACGCGGTGCCATGATCTTCTCCCGCAAGGGCGTGAGGAAGACCGAGATGAAGGCTGGCAAGGAGGTGCAGGTTCTCTACGATCTTGAGGGCCCAATCAACTTCTCCGTCTTCCCAGGTCACCAGGGTGGCCCACACAACCACACAATCACTGCTCTTGCGGTCGCTCTCAAGCAGGCACAGACTCCAGAGTTCCTCCAGTACCAGGAGCAGGTCATCAAGAACGCCAAGCAGCTCGAGGTCTCTTTCAAGGGCCGCGGCTACAGACTCGTCACTGACGGTACCGACAACCACATGGTTCTCCTCGACCTGAAGCCACTCGGCCTCGATGGCGCACGTGTTGAGGCCGTGCTCGACCAAGTCAACATTGCATGCAACAAGAACACCACCCCAGGTGACAAGTCCGCTCTCACCCCATGCGGTATCCGCATTGGTGCCCCAGCCATGACCAGTAGAGGCATGGGCGAGAAGGACTTTGACAGAATTGCCGACTACATCGACCAGTGCATCAAGCTCGCGACCAAGATCCAGTCCGAGCTCCCAGCGCCGGCCAACAAGCAAAAGGACTTCAAGGCCAAGGTCGCCGAGGGTGTAAAGATCCCAGAGATCGCTGCCCTGAAGCAGGACATTGCCGCGTGGGCCAGCACTTTCCCACTGCCAGTCTAA